Part of the Candidatus Saccharibacteria bacterium genome, GGGTCGTTACAAATAAATTGTCATCTTGGTTTTGCAAGCGAATACTATTGTCGCTAATTGATGTCACGACTCCAAAGAGTTTCTCGGCATTGGTTGGTGCTGGTTCAACTGTTCGATCTGCTTCGTTTTTTAAAACTACAATGGTGCCGGGTGGTATTTCGGTTTCTGACTTATACGATGCTGACACATTAGCTTGAGCAACAACTAACCCAGTCGATGCCAATAGCCCAACGAGAACCAATAGGTACGGAATAGTAAACTGTTTAATATGTTTTTTCATTTTTGATTGCCTGTACCTATAGTAGCGTAAAATAAGTGGTTGACAATAGTTATGCGTAATAAACTACTGTTAAACGTCGACAAAAACTGTTACCGCATTCGCATTAACATGAATCACGCCAAACTCAACGGGTATTTTTTCTTCGTGGTCTTTGTCTTTGCGAACCAACACTTCACACGGCTCTAAAATAGATAAAAAGTTTGCATGGCCACCTAAAATATCGAACGGACCGGTTTTATTTAAGGCGCTGACGCTCTCGGCCTCACCTTCATAAAACACCTCAAATTGTGACTGCACTTTTACTTTGAGAACTGCATCAATATTTTTAGTATTTTTTTGCTCATACGCTTGGTCGTAACTCACTGGTTAGTTCTCATTTCACCGTTTACAATTTTCATTTCTCTCTACTCTCTACTCTCTACTCTCTACTCTCTACTTAAGTAGCCTAGACTACTATTTCTTCAATCCCTTGTAAGGTTTGGTCGAGCTCAAAAAACTGTCCTTTTCGTCCGTTTAAACTTTCGGTAACAAAAAAATCTTGAGTAAAGAATTCGATTAGTTTCTTGGCTTTATTATAGTCAGCTCTGTCACCGGCACTCAGTTCGTTTTCACCGATGATGGCAATAATGTTTTTCAACGATTCATACTTTTGCAGAATGGCTTTCACTCGCCCAGCTAGCTGATAGTGACGCTCACCAACAATGTCTGGTGACAGTAGCGATGAGTTGGTTCGAATAATGTCTACCGCAGGGCGTATGCCTTGTTCGGCAACTTTACGACTTAGCACAATAACGCTGTCCAACTCGTGACTGATCATCTGTACCGCTGGGTCAGAAATATCGTCAGCTGGAACGTAAATAGTTTGTACAGCGGTGATTGATCCGTTGCTGTTAGAGCTCAAACGGTCTTGCAGTGATTTAATGTCAGAATAAATGGTGGACTGGTAGCCACCTTGGCTCGGCACCTGCCCCAAAATGGTTGATAGCTCGTTTCGAGCCTGCACATACCGGTAAATGTTGTCCGCAAAAAACAGAATGTCTTTTTTCTCCTCGTCGCGGAAATACTCAGCCAAAGTCACAGCGGCGGTGGCGATCAATGACCGCATACCCGGGTTCTCGTTCATTTGCCCGAAGTACATGGCGGTATTTTGCAGTAGTTTTCGTTCTTTTAGGGTTTCATACAACTCGTGACCCTCACGAATACGCTCACCTATACCGGCGAACATCGCCAAGCCAGAGCCAGACTTCGACACGTTGTTAATCATCTCCATGGTAAGGACCGTCTTCCCAACACCGGCACCACCGACAATACCAATTTTTCGTCCTTTAACGAATGGGGTAAAGAAATCAAGCACCTTAATACCGGTGATTAAGATTTCTGGTTTTTGGATACCAGCTTCACCCGACTTCCCAGTAGCTCCGTAAATAGGGCGTGTTTCGGTCATGTCGACTTCTGGGCCGTCGTCCATCGGTTGACCGAGGGCGTTAAATATCCGCCCCAAGGTGTGCATTCCAACCGGCACTTCAATGCCTTTCATGGTTCGTTTGGCCGCCATGCCTTTATACAAGGCTTTGTCGCCTTTAAGATTCAAGCAGACCGCCACGGTTTGGCTTGTAAATGACCTGACTTGTAGTGGTGGTTTTGTGTCGCAGTCGGCTTCTAGAAGTTCGTACAAATTCGGCATTTCATCGACAAATTCGACTTCTACCATTAAGCCTTTAATAGATCTAATCGTGCCTGCACTCATCTTATGACTCCGCCAATCGCATAGAGTTAGTGATTTCTTTTAGGCGCTCGTCGGCAATCGCTCGTTTTGCACGAGAAAAGGTTAGTCGCAGTTCGGCTGAAGACTCTTTAGCTTTGTCGTTTGCAGCTGACATCGCTTTAAATCGCGATGCATACTGAGCCAGCTTTGATTCTAGAATAATTTGGGCTAAGGCCACACCAAGCATGGTTGACTCCAAATAACCGATTACTTCTGCCACCGATGGTTCAAAAATATAGGTTTGATCGGCGATTATATCCTCGTCGTCCTCAACATCTTCACTCAAATTCTTAACAGCAGCTTGCAAGCTTAGACGCTTAACGTCTTGAACTGTCAGCGACACATAGGTTTGGTAAAACGCGGTTGTCTTAGGGTACTTAATCACCTCCTGAATAATTGGCGTTACTTCAATGTTTTCGTCGTCTTTTGGTAGTTTCACATACTTTTCAATACTTACGCCGCGCTGCGACAATTGCACCGCGCCGTGGTGACCAATAACGATAATGTCGGCTTTATCCTTGTCGTACTGCGTTAACATCCACTCAATAAGCTTTTGGTCAATGTCACCACTAAAGCCACCTTCGGCCGTGATGACAATAAATAGTTCTTTTTCTTTGGTTGGTTTAACCGTAAATTCACTAATATCGTCGTCGGTTCGAAGCTTGGTATATAGACGCCATAGATCATCAAAAAAACCCTTACTAGCTAATACTTGGTTCTTGACCTTGGCAATCTGCATACTAGCAATGGTTGAAAACACATTCGACAATTTCGAAATGGTGCCAATCTGCTCAATCTCTGTGCCAATCTGTGCTAAACTGCTCATTTTTTAACCTCTACCACGACTGCTTTAGAGATTTCTTCAATTATTTTTTTATAGGACGCTTCATCAGTTGCTTGCGATGCTTTTTCGTTGGCCAATTTTTTGAGGTCATTAATATCTAGCAGGGTTTTTGTATCGGTGTTTAAAACAATATCCAGCATTATTTCTTGTGCCATAAGGCTATAGGCGTCGTTAATGCCCTGTGTAAACAACTCGGTTATTCGCTTACCCATCTCTAGATCAGATTGGGCTTCCAAGGCCAACTCAGAACCAAAGTGCGCAAATTCAGCAGCTTGGTGATAGGCGGCAAGCCGTTTTAGGGCAACTGTCGCCAAAGTTTTGTGGTTTTTGGTCTGACCAAGGCCACCAACACGTGACACACTTAAACCAGTGTTCACAGCTGGCTTTATTCCCGACCTAAAAATATCCAAATCAAAAATAATCTGTCCGTCAGTAATCGACATAATGTTGGTTGGCAGGTAAGCAGTTGCGTCGCCACCTGGCACCAACACGACTGGAATCGACGACAACGTTTTGCCGTTACTAGCAACGCGCCCAGCCCGTTCTAAAAGGCTCGAATGAGCAAAGAACATGTCTCCTGGATAGGAATCTCGACCAGGGCTAACACCGGACAACAGTGAAATTTCTCGATATATTTGCGCATGAGTAGTGAGGTCATCATACATAATTATGACGTCGCGGTTTTCTTCCAGCCATAAGTGTTCGGCCATAGCACACGCCACATAGGGGGTTAGATACGAGGTGACTAATGAATCAAAAATAGTCGACACAACAACGATGACGTTCTCCATTGCACCTTGCTCTTCGAGTTTTTGTAGCAGTGCGTCAATTTCGGCTTTTCGCTTTGCGACTAGCGCTAACACTACAATTCGATCAGTGTTTTTTTGGTTTATCGCAATTTGCGACAAAAAAGTCGACTTACCAGACTTGCTGTCACCCAAAATTGCAATACGCTGACCAAGCACCACTGGGAATAGCGTGTCAACTAAAGTCACGCCAGTTTCAAGCGGATCGGCTAGTTCTTGACGCTTAATAAGTGGCGGTGCTTCCCGAAACACCGGCCAGACTCCGTCTGGTGCAATGGCTTCTTTACCATCAAGTGGCTGACCAGTTGGCGAGACCACTCGTCCAATAAAATCCTTACCAATTTTTGCGACAAGCTCATGGTGCTGTAGCACCACCGACATACCTGGTTTGACTGGATTAGTACCAAGATGCAACAGCACAACGTGATCGGTTCGCACTTCGCGTACCAAGCCTTTGCTGCCATCTTCAAACATAACCAGCGCATTCAATTGAATTGGCTGTAACCCTTTTGCACGAACCAAAAAATCCTCAACAGCTATAACTTCACCCAGGACCTTTTGACGCTCGACTAAATTTTTAAAGTGTTTGTCGCTCATGCCGTTACCTTTGTTGATCCTGCCCGTAGTTTTTCACCAAGGGCTAATGGGGAATTGTGAAGAATTGTTCGCCACGAATGGTCGTAGCGTTGGCGGTCGGTCGTAAGCAAAAAACCACCAGCTATTTGCGGTTGGACAGAATATAAAATAATTGCTGACTGGTCGAGCTTACCACGCACCCATTCTATAAGTTCTTGCATAAAATCTGACTCA contains:
- a CDS encoding sodium-transporting two-sector ATPase gives rise to the protein MSDKHFKNLVERQKVLGEVIAVEDFLVRAKGLQPIQLNALVMFEDGSKGLVREVRTDHVVLLHLGTNPVKPGMSVVLQHHELVAKIGKDFIGRVVSPTGQPLDGKEAIAPDGVWPVFREAPPLIKRQELADPLETGVTLVDTLFPVVLGQRIAILGDSKSGKSTFLSQIAINQKNTDRIVVLALVAKRKAEIDALLQKLEEQGAMENVIVVVSTIFDSLVTSYLTPYVACAMAEHLWLEENRDVIIMYDDLTTHAQIYREISLLSGVSPGRDSYPGDMFFAHSSLLERAGRVASNGKTLSSIPVVLVPGGDATAYLPTNIMSITDGQIIFDLDIFRSGIKPAVNTGLSVSRVGGLGQTKNHKTLATVALKRLAAYHQAAEFAHFGSELALEAQSDLEMGKRITELFTQGINDAYSLMAQEIMLDIVLNTDTKTLLDINDLKKLANEKASQATDEASYKKIIEEISKAVVVEVKK
- a CDS encoding F0F1 ATP synthase subunit beta, which gives rise to MSAGTIRSIKGLMVEVEFVDEMPNLYELLEADCDTKPPLQVRSFTSQTVAVCLNLKGDKALYKGMAAKRTMKGIEVPVGMHTLGRIFNALGQPMDDGPEVDMTETRPIYGATGKSGEAGIQKPEILITGIKVLDFFTPFVKGRKIGIVGGAGVGKTVLTMEMINNVSKSGSGLAMFAGIGERIREGHELYETLKERKLLQNTAMYFGQMNENPGMRSLIATAAVTLAEYFRDEEKKDILFFADNIYRYVQARNELSTILGQVPSQGGYQSTIYSDIKSLQDRLSSNSNGSITAVQTIYVPADDISDPAVQMISHELDSVIVLSRKVAEQGIRPAVDIIRTNSSLLSPDIVGERHYQLAGRVKAILQKYESLKNIIAIIGENELSAGDRADYNKAKKLIEFFTQDFFVTESLNGRKGQFFELDQTLQGIEEIVV